A stretch of Castanea sativa cultivar Marrone di Chiusa Pesio chromosome 2, ASM4071231v1 DNA encodes these proteins:
- the LOC142625569 gene encoding uncharacterized protein LOC142625569 — MAAKKIIAICQSGGEFVTNKDGSLTYSGGEAYAIDIDQQTQLSDFKSEIAEMFSCSVDNMILKYFLPGNKKTLITISKDKDLQRMVNFIGDSVTVDVFITSEEAAARNLSIMPCSRSSRTTVSEAVVPVVAPIDIPVDTAQVIEPIDIGIPNEEAPLICHDGSNDDKHRKAAQQWENTITGVDQRFNSFSEFREALHKYSIAHGFAYRYKKNDSHRVTVKCKSQGCPWRIYASRLSTTQLICIKKMNTEHTCEGATVKAGYRATRGWVGSIIKEKLKVSPNYKPKDIADDIKREYGIQLNYSQAWRAKEIAREQLQGSYKEAYTLLPFFCEKIKDTNPGSVATFTTKDDSSFHRFFVSFHASISGFQQGCRPLLFLDSTPLNSKYQGVLLSATAADGDDGIFPVAFAVVDAETEDNWHWFLVELKSAVSTPQQLTFVADFQYDLKKSLAEIFDKCYHSYCLRHLAEKLNKDLKGQFSHEARRFMINDFYAAAYAPKLEGFQRSADNIKGISPEAYNWVIQSEPEHWANAFFAGARYNHMTSNFGQQFYSWVSEAHELPITQMIDVLRGKMMESIYTRRVDSSQWTTKLTPSKEERLQKETSIARSLQVLISHGSTFEVRGESVDIVDIDHWDCSCKEWQLTGLPCCHAIAVFECIGRNPYDYCSRYFTAESYRLTYAESIQPVPNVDRPIPDESALAIVTVTPPPTKRPPGRPKMKQSESIDIIKRQLQCSKCKGLGHNKKTCKDS; from the exons ATGGCTGCGAAGAAAATTATAGCAATATGTCAGTCAGGTGGGGAGTTTGTGACGAATAAAGATGGGTCCTTGACCTATAGTGGGGGTGAGGCTTATGCCATAGACATTGATCAGCAAACGCAGTTAAGTGATTTCAAGTCAGAAATAGCTGAGATGTTCAGTTGTAGTGTTGATAACATGATTCTCAAGTACTTCCTTCCCGGGAATAAGAAAACCCTCATCACAATTTCCAAAGACAAGGACTTGCAACGAATGGTGAATTTCATTGGCGACTCTGTCACTGTTGATGTCTTTATCACGTCGGAGGAAGCTGCTGCTCGAAATTTATCCATCATGCCTTGTAGTAG GTCGAGTAGGACAACTGTATCAGAAGCGGTGGTTCCTGTTGTTGCCCCAATTGATATTCCAGTCGATACAGCTCAAGTCATTGAACCTATAGATATTGGTATACCTAATGAAGAAGCCCCTTTAATTTGTCACGATGGTTCTAATGATGACAAGCATCGGAAAGCTGCACAACAGTGGGAAAACACCATCACCGGTGTGGACCAAAGGTTTAATAGTTTTAGTGAATTCCGGGAAGCATTGCATAAATACTCAATTGCCCATGGGTTTGCTTATAGATATAAGAAAAATGACAGCCATCGCGTCACTGTCAAATGCAAATCCCAAGGTTGTCCGTGGCGGATATATGCATCAAGGTTGTCTACCACCCAATTGATTTGTATCAAGAAAATGAACACAGAGCATACTTGTGAAGGAGCCACTGTGAAAGCAGGGTATAGAGCAACTAGAGGTTGGGTGGGAAGTATTATAAAGGAGAAGTTGAAAGTTTCCCCAAACTACAAACCAAAGGATATTGCGGATGACATCAAACGAGAGTATGGGATTCAATTGAACTATTCTCAGGCATGGCGCGCAAAAGAGATTGCAAGGGAGCAGCTTCAAGGATCCTATAAAGAGGCATATACTCTGTTACCCTTTTTCTGTGAAAAGATAAAGGATACTAATCCAGGGAGTGTTGCCACATTTACCACTAAGGATGACTCAAGCTTCCATCGTTTCTTTGTATCATTCCATGCCTCAATATCTGGTTTTCAGCAAGGATGTCGCCCTCTCCTTTTCCTTGATAGCACTCCTCTAAACTCAAAATATCAAGGGGTATTGCTATCTGCAACAGCTGCTGATGGTGATGATGGTATCTTTCCTGTAGCTTTTGCTGTTGTAGATGCTGAGACTGAGGACAACTGGCATTGGTTCTTAGTGGAACTTAAATCTGCTGTGTCAACACCTCAGCAGCTTACGTTTGTTGCAGATTTTCAGTATGATTTGAAGAAGTCATTGGCTGAGATATTTGATAAATGCTACCACAGCTATTGTTTACGTCATCTTGCTGAGAAACTTAATAAGGACTTGAAGGGGCAGTTTTCTCATGAGGCAAGACGATTTATgattaatgatttttatgctgCTGCTTATGCACCCAAACTTGAGGGTTTCCAGCGTAGTGCTGATAACATTAAAGGAATATCTCCTGAAGCTTACAATTGGGTAATACAAAGTGAGCCAGAGCACTGGGCAAATGCGTTCTTTGCAGGAGCAAGGTATAACCACATGACATCAAACTTTGGACAACAATTCTACAGTTGGGTATCAGAGGCGCATGAGCTGCCAATCACACAGATGATTGATGTATTACGAGGTAAGATGATGGAATCCATCTATACACGTCGGGTAGATTCCAGTCAATGGACAACAAAGTTAACTCCATCCAAGGAAGAAAGGCTACAAAAGGAAACTTCAATAGCTCGATCACTTCAAGTGTTAATCTCACATGGTAGCACATTTGAGGTTCGAGGAGAATCTGTTGATATTGTTGATATTGATCATTGGGATTGTAGCTGCAAAGAATGGCAACTTACTGGTTTACCTTGCTGCCATGCTATTGCTGTCTTTGAATGCATTGGTAGGAACCCATATGATTATTGCTCTAGATATTTCACAGCTGAGAGTTACCGATTAACTTATGCAGAGTCCATTCAGCCTGTTCCAAATGTAGACAGACCAATCCCTGATGAATCAGCTTTGGCGATAGTTACTGTAACACCTCCACCTACTAAACGACCACCAGGCCGACCGAAGATGAAGCAGTCTGAATCCATAGACATAATTAAACGCCAGCTCCAGTGTAGCAAGTGCAAGGGCCTTGGCCACAATAAGAAGACATGCAAAGATTCCTAG
- the LOC142625739 gene encoding cysteine protease XCP1-like: protein MAFYSYSKISFLALFSVSLFACCALAHDFSIVGYSPEHLTCMDKIIELFESWVSKHGKTYRSIEEKLHRFEIFKDNLKHIDERNKEISSYWLGLNEFADLSHEEFKNKYLGLKPALPETRGSSRDFSYRDVVDLPKSVDWRKKGAVTPVKNQGSCGSCWAFSTVAAVEGINQIVTGNLTSLSEQQLIDCDRTFNNGCNGGLMDYAFQFIVSNGGLNKEEDYPYLMEEGSCEEQKEEMEVVKIGGYQDVPQNDEESLLKALAHQPLSVAIEASGQDFQFYSGGIFNGHCGTELDHGVTAVGYGSLKGSDYIIVKNSWGPKWGEKGYIRMKRNTGKPEGLCGINKMASYPTKKN from the exons ATGGCTTTCTATTCATATTCTAAGATCTCCTTCCTGGCCTTATTTTCTGTGTCTCTCTTTGCATGTTGTGCGCTGGCTCATGATTTTTCGATTGTGGGTTATTCACCGGAACACTTGACTTGCATGGATAAAATCATTGAGCTGTTTGAATCATGGGTGTCAAAACATGGCAAAACTTACAGGAGCATTGAAGAGAAGTTGCATAGGTTTGAGATATTCAAAGACAACTTGAAACACATTGATGAGAGGAACAAAGAGATTAGTAGCTACTGGCTTGGGTTGAATGAGTTTGCAGACTTAAGCCATGAGGAGTTTAAGAACAAGTATCTAGGATTGAAACCTGCTTTGCCCGAAACAAGAGGGTCCTCCAGAGATTTCAGTTATAGAGATGTGGTTGATCTGCCCAAGTCTGTGGATTGGAGAAAGAAAGGAGCTGTTACTCCAGTCAAGAACCAAGGTTCATGTG GTAGTTGTTGGGCATTTTCAACTGTAGCAGCTGTCGAGGGCATCAACCAGATAGTCACTGGAAATTTAACTTCATTGTCCGAGCAACAGCTAATTGATTGTGATAGAACTTTCAATAATGGCTGCAATGGGGGTTTGATGGATTATGCATTCCAATTCATTGTCTCCAATGGTGGATTGAATAAGGAGGAAGACTATCCATATTTAATGGAGGAAGGAAGTTGTGAAGAGCAGAAG GAAGAAATGGAGGTAGTGAAAATTGGTGGTTATCAAGATGTGCCACAAAATGATGAAGAAAGTCTTTTGAAGGCACTTGCTCATCAGCCTCTCAGTGTAGCTATCGAGGCCTCTGGTCAAGATTTCCAATTTTATAGCGGG GGAATATTCAATGGGCATTGTGGAACTGAGCTAGATCATGGAGTAACAGCTGTTGGATATGGTTCGTTGAAGGGGTCAGATTACATCATCGTGAAGAATTCATGGGGACCTAAGTGGGGGGAAAAAGGGTACATAAGGATGAAGAGAAACACTGGAAAACCAGAGGGGCTTTGTGGTATCAACAAAATGGCTTCATATCCTACCAAAAAGAATTGA
- the LOC142623372 gene encoding CMP-sialic acid transporter 4-like, producing the protein MEYRKLKDQDEDENGGGDDIESRKPLSVTNVPTLGAATVDWSKWKLKIVVVVALTLLTSSQGILIVWSKRNGKYAYSVTTSNFMVEALKCGISLLALARIWKSEGVTEDNRLSTTLDEVIVYPIPALLYLVKNLLQYYILEHVDAPGYQILKNLNIISTGVLYRIILKKKLSNIQWAAFILLCVGCSTTQLKTNSDAVLQTSVEGWLMAIVMALLSGFAGVYTEAIMKKRPSRNINVQNFWLYVFGMVFNAVAIVTQDFDAVMNKGFFYGYSFITILMILNHALSGLAVSMVMKHADNIVKVYSTSVAMLFTAFVCYFLFGFKLSLTFILGTITVAVSVYLHAVGKQR; encoded by the exons ATGGAATACAGAAAACTCAAAGATCAG gacGAAGATGAAAATGGTGGTGGAGACGACATAGAAAGCCGGAAACCTCTTTCAGTGACTAATGTGCCCACCTTGGGAGCTGCCACCGTTGACTGGTCCAAATGGAAGCTCAA GATCGTTGTGGTAGTTGCATTGACACTTCTTACTAGTTCGCAAGGCATACTTATTGTGTGGTCTAAGAGAAATGGCAAGTACGCTTATAGTGTTACCACTTCTAATTTTATG GTGGAGGCTTTAAAATGTGGGATCTCACTTTTAGCTTTGGCAAGGATATGGAAGAGTGAAGGCGTCACTGAAGAtaacag GTTGAGTACAACATTGGATGAAGTTATTGTATACCCCATTCCTGCCTTACTTTACCTAGTCAAAAATCTGCTCCAG TACTACATCCTTGAGCATGTGGATGCCCCGGGTTATCAAATACTGAAGAATCTGAATATTATCAGTACTGGTGTTTTGTATAGAATTATACTTAAGAAGAA gTTAAGCAATATTCAATGGGCGGCTTTCATTCTACTATGTGTTGGGTGTAGTACAACTCAGCTAAAAACAAA TTCTGATGCTGTATTACAAACATCTGTTGAAGGTTGGCTGATGGCCATT GTCATGGCACTCTTAAGTGGTTTTGCAGGAGTGTACACTGAG GCTATAATGAAAAAGCGTCCTTCGAGAAACATAAATGTGCAAAACTTCTGGTTATACGTCTTTGGTATGGTGTTTAATGCTGTTGCTATAGTGACCCAAGATTTTGATGCGGTGATGAACAA GGGATTCTTCTATGGATACTCATTTATTACCATCCTAATGATTCTCAACCACGCACTAAG TGGCCTTGCTGTATCTATGGTAATGAAGCATGCTGACAATATTGTCAAG GTGTATTCTACTTCGGTGGCAATGCTTTTCACAgcatttgtttgttattttttatttggatttaaACTTTCACTTACCTTCATCCTTGGCACAAT CACTGTAGCAGTCTCGGTATATTTGCATGCTGTTGGGAAGCAAAGATAA